In the Herpetosiphon gulosus genome, one interval contains:
- a CDS encoding GNAT family N-acetyltransferase, with translation MVAIQHSTLLAPIDPADVVVRPAHEDDVAGMSELVAENVRAGHLLPRSADEIRASLANWVVACHGQRVIGIGSLLLMNPDLVEVRSLAVATEYRAAGVGAKIVLELVAQAKLRRIHTVFALTRAVSFFVRLGFSITDKERFPEKVWRDCVKCPLVTCCDETAVVWEH, from the coding sequence ATGGTTGCCATTCAACACAGTACACTTTTGGCTCCAATCGATCCTGCGGACGTTGTAGTTCGGCCAGCCCATGAAGACGATGTAGCTGGTATGAGTGAATTGGTAGCTGAAAATGTGCGGGCTGGGCATTTATTACCCCGTTCCGCTGACGAAATTCGTGCTTCTTTAGCAAATTGGGTAGTTGCCTGCCATGGCCAACGGGTGATTGGCATCGGCTCGTTGTTGCTGATGAATCCTGATCTGGTTGAGGTTCGCTCATTAGCTGTAGCAACCGAGTATCGTGCCGCTGGTGTAGGAGCCAAAATTGTGCTCGAACTGGTTGCGCAGGCAAAATTGCGCCGCATTCATACCGTTTTTGCCTTGACCCGTGCCGTCTCGTTTTTTGTGCGCTTGGGCTTTAGCATCACCGACAAAGAACGCTTCCCTGAAAAGGTTTGGCGCGATTGTGTCAAATGTCCACTCGTCACCTGCTGTGACGAAACCGCCGTCGTTTGGGAACATTAA